A window of the Desulfovibrio sp. TomC genome harbors these coding sequences:
- a CDS encoding type IV pilin protein → MRHPAQGFTLIEIIAVLVLLGILAVAAIPMYQSLQAESRKQGAENLLAAAQAQLSLDFARRTVAGLSLDVLSQGTCNIVIANDSTTIANLSCAGSLDGTVSINASIDGVQVSGNWESPLAGGS, encoded by the coding sequence TTGCGTCACCCCGCCCAAGGTTTCACCCTTATTGAAATCATCGCGGTACTTGTCCTGCTGGGAATCCTGGCCGTAGCAGCGATCCCGATGTATCAATCGCTGCAAGCAGAAAGTCGGAAGCAGGGGGCGGAGAATCTGTTGGCCGCTGCCCAGGCCCAACTCTCCCTGGATTTTGCCCGCAGAACTGTGGCCGGCTTGTCTCTGGACGTCCTGAGTCAGGGGACCTGCAATATTGTTATTGCCAATGATTCCACGACAATTGCGAATTTATCCTGTGCTGGGAGTCTTGATGGCACGGTGTCCATCAACGCTTCCATTGATGGCGTCCAGGTCTCTGGAAACTGGGAGAGCCCCCTGGCTGGCGGTTCCTGA
- a CDS encoding ExeA family protein, which yields MSYYQALGLTREPFSNSPDPDMLYRSRTHLECLQHMEIAVRLRRGLNVVLGEVGTGKTTLSRELIRVLAQEGDIEAYLLDDPYCPSTTEFLLSLARLFGLDTTAQGRDAALLKDALKAELLSRSQNGGRTVALVVDEGQKITPECLELLRELLNFETNAHKLLQIVIFAQTEFEEILHERPNLEDRVNFLYRLTPLDRVQTRRMIETRLLLCTPDGKIPAIFTRLALRRIHKLTGGYPRKIVRLCHLSMLLAVGFGKRRIGWGLVGRASRESLGVGRVWLRRLVVVGAAGSLAALLLHIAGPALPDARQAALDALGRMQTSLSAVVFDPAAPAAAPKVAAASAAAANVPAPAALPAAPEAPKTVAEVPACEEALGLTASTSAPTATPTVAKTAAPAKKPVETASAAPAVPVRDKAVEPAPQVAPAATPAVAASPSSHAAPQAEPTQAGTVTAEAQITKAAAAAATKAPVEAAPVVRAAAAALAQAPDAAAASAPAATVAAPVATAPAAPAVAPLAEPVALVRSHGLGRPEPAAPAAVPAVQSAAPVLATVPAAPAQAVPSPAVVAPRPAFAPAAPAQGLGAALTLAAAALPPEPADQIIVVSPEYADSLQATPAAVPVAPVAPAAAAVAAPALPAILGETTVPSGWAVTRQAARIYGHARRSVMTRIAKVNPGMDFNRVRAGDPIVFPTIPAEPLPQGACLIRVGMVESLQKAFAVIGQQREADPGLSLYCTVQTGGTLHFDLVLANVFQNRQEAEIALAGLPRHLAAAAVVVDGYPAGTVALTDVSLWPGQPGAQKIAAPARSGARQVAVSGPARQDMLP from the coding sequence ATGAGTTACTATCAAGCCCTGGGACTGACGCGGGAACCCTTTTCCAACTCGCCGGACCCGGACATGCTGTACCGTTCCAGGACCCATCTGGAATGCCTGCAACACATGGAAATCGCCGTGCGCCTGCGCCGGGGACTCAATGTGGTGCTGGGCGAGGTCGGCACCGGCAAGACCACGCTGAGCCGCGAACTGATCCGGGTGCTGGCTCAGGAAGGCGACATCGAGGCCTATCTGCTCGATGACCCCTACTGCCCCTCGACCACGGAATTTCTTCTTTCCCTGGCCCGGCTTTTTGGCCTGGACACGACCGCCCAGGGCCGGGACGCGGCGCTGCTCAAGGATGCGCTCAAGGCCGAGCTGCTCTCCCGGAGCCAAAACGGCGGGCGCACCGTGGCCCTGGTCGTCGACGAAGGCCAGAAGATCACGCCGGAGTGTCTGGAACTGTTGCGCGAACTGCTCAATTTCGAGACCAACGCCCACAAGCTCCTGCAGATCGTCATTTTTGCCCAGACCGAGTTTGAAGAGATCCTGCACGAGCGGCCCAATCTCGAGGACCGGGTGAATTTTCTCTATCGCCTGACGCCCCTGGACCGGGTCCAGACCCGGCGCATGATCGAGACCCGGCTGCTGTTGTGTACCCCGGACGGCAAGATTCCCGCAATTTTTACCCGGCTGGCCCTGCGGCGCATCCACAAGCTCACCGGCGGCTATCCGCGAAAGATCGTGCGCCTGTGCCATCTGTCCATGCTTCTGGCGGTTGGTTTCGGCAAGCGCCGCATCGGCTGGGGCCTGGTTGGCCGGGCCTCCCGGGAATCCCTGGGCGTTGGCCGGGTCTGGTTGCGCCGACTGGTTGTGGTCGGGGCGGCCGGTTCGTTGGCGGCGCTGCTGCTGCATATTGCCGGCCCGGCTTTGCCGGACGCCCGCCAAGCCGCTCTGGACGCCCTGGGCCGGATGCAGACGAGTCTTTCCGCCGTCGTGTTTGATCCGGCTGCGCCGGCGGCTGCCCCGAAGGTTGCCGCTGCCTCGGCCGCCGCAGCCAATGTCCCGGCCCCGGCCGCCCTGCCGGCTGCGCCCGAGGCCCCCAAGACCGTGGCCGAGGTGCCGGCCTGTGAAGAGGCCCTGGGCCTGACCGCCTCGACGTCGGCCCCGACGGCCACGCCGACCGTGGCCAAGACTGCGGCCCCGGCGAAAAAGCCGGTCGAGACGGCCTCGGCCGCCCCGGCCGTTCCGGTCAGGGACAAAGCGGTTGAGCCTGCCCCCCAGGTTGCCCCGGCGGCCACGCCGGCCGTGGCAGCCAGCCCCTCCAGCCATGCCGCCCCCCAGGCGGAGCCGACCCAGGCTGGGACGGTGACGGCGGAGGCGCAAATCACCAAGGCTGCGGCTGCCGCAGCAACCAAAGCGCCGGTCGAGGCCGCCCCGGTTGTCCGGGCGGCGGCAGCGGCCCTCGCCCAGGCCCCGGACGCTGCGGCAGCGAGCGCGCCTGCCGCCACTGTTGCGGCTCCGGTTGCGACCGCGCCGGCGGCACCGGCCGTTGCGCCTTTGGCCGAGCCCGTGGCCCTGGTCCGCTCCCATGGCCTGGGACGTCCGGAGCCGGCTGCGCCGGCTGCCGTGCCTGCCGTGCAGTCTGCCGCTCCGGTTCTGGCCACCGTGCCTGCCGCGCCCGCCCAGGCCGTCCCGTCCCCGGCCGTTGTCGCTCCCCGGCCGGCCTTCGCCCCGGCCGCTCCGGCCCAGGGACTTGGCGCGGCCCTGACCCTGGCCGCCGCAGCCTTGCCGCCGGAACCGGCCGATCAGATTATTGTGGTGTCGCCGGAATACGCCGACTCCTTGCAGGCGACGCCTGCCGCCGTTCCGGTCGCCCCGGTCGCCCCGGCCGCCGCTGCGGTTGCCGCTCCGGCCCTGCCCGCAATCCTCGGCGAAACCACCGTTCCTTCAGGCTGGGCAGTCACCCGGCAGGCGGCCAGAATCTACGGCCACGCCCGGCGCAGCGTCATGACCCGGATTGCCAAGGTCAACCCGGGCATGGACTTCAACCGGGTGCGCGCCGGCGACCCCATTGTCTTCCCGACTATTCCCGCCGAGCCGCTGCCGCAGGGGGCCTGCCTGATCCGGGTGGGCATGGTGGAGAGTCTGCAAAAGGCCTTTGCCGTAATCGGCCAGCAGCGCGAGGCCGATCCCGGCTTGTCGCTGTATTGCACGGTGCAAACCGGGGGAACCCTGCATTTTGACCTGGTCCTGGCCAATGTGTTCCAGAACCGCCAGGAAGCCGAGATCGCTCTGGCCGGGCTGCCCCGCCACCTGGCCGCCGCGGCCGTGGTGGTGGACGGATATCCGGCCGGAACCGTGGCCCTGACCGATGTCTCCCTGTGGCCGGGACAGCCGGGCGCGCAGAAAATAGCCGCTCCGGCCCGGTCCGGGGCCAGACAGGTGGCCGTTTCCGGGCCGGCCCGACAGGATATGCTGCCGTAA
- a CDS encoding GspE/PulE family protein has translation MDPRKRLRLGEMLVAAGLISDDQLRQGLAAGKRSGLRLGQQLVRDGIVKEADIVDLISRQTGLAKYTPERYPVTSSLAELLPAEMALRAKLVPLSKVGNLIRVAMPDPLDITTIEDIEIYKNCEVEPVICTERELGYLTSSVYGMGLGSEGVLDSIESMRDGDEPAAPRASEEMQLSSLEDMAGEAPVVRFVNSLLSQAVREGASDVHISPERDQVQIRMRIDGKLKAVPSPPKPMILPIISRIKILGNLDISVSRIPQDGRFSVAIDRKEINIRVSTLPTIYGENLVLRLLDMSGGGLALSDLGLSADDLAKVRLVVDKPYGLFLSTGPTGSGKSTTLFALLREISRPDINVITLEDPVEYRMEGVRQVQLNRKAGMTFASALRSTLRQDPDVVLVGEIRDAETAAIATQAALTGHKVLSTVHTNDAAGAVMRLMDMGIEPFLVSSTLMVSIAQRLVRRICPNCAEPYTPRPEVLRFWNLENTADAVFMRGRGCYLCGDSGFKGRLGLFEILVIDEEIQEMVAKRATSREITRFAADSGRLKLLQDDARLKILEGKTTFEEASSAVLV, from the coding sequence ATGGACCCGAGAAAACGTTTGCGCCTGGGCGAGATGCTTGTCGCTGCCGGCCTTATCTCTGACGATCAGTTGCGCCAGGGCCTGGCCGCCGGCAAACGCAGCGGTCTGCGCCTTGGCCAGCAGCTCGTGCGGGACGGCATTGTCAAGGAAGCCGACATCGTCGACCTCATCAGCCGACAGACGGGGCTGGCCAAGTACACCCCGGAACGCTATCCCGTGACCTCCAGTCTGGCCGAGCTGTTGCCGGCCGAGATGGCCCTGCGGGCCAAGCTCGTGCCCTTGTCCAAGGTCGGCAACCTGATCCGCGTGGCCATGCCCGATCCCCTGGACATCACCACCATCGAAGATATCGAGATCTATAAAAACTGCGAGGTGGAGCCGGTCATCTGCACCGAGCGGGAGCTTGGGTACCTGACCAGTTCCGTCTATGGCATGGGCCTTGGCAGCGAAGGCGTGCTCGACAGCATCGAGTCCATGCGCGACGGCGACGAACCGGCGGCCCCCCGGGCTTCCGAGGAAATGCAGCTGAGTTCCCTGGAGGACATGGCTGGCGAAGCCCCGGTGGTGCGTTTCGTCAATTCGCTGCTGTCCCAGGCCGTGCGCGAAGGGGCCAGCGACGTCCACATCAGCCCCGAACGCGATCAGGTGCAGATCCGGATGCGCATCGACGGCAAGCTCAAAGCCGTGCCGTCGCCGCCCAAGCCCATGATCCTGCCGATTATTTCCCGCATCAAGATCCTTGGGAACCTCGATATCTCGGTGAGCCGCATTCCCCAGGACGGCCGGTTTTCCGTGGCCATCGACCGCAAGGAAATCAACATCCGCGTCTCGACCCTGCCCACCATCTACGGCGAAAACCTGGTCCTGCGTCTGCTCGACATGAGCGGCGGGGGCCTGGCCCTGTCCGATCTTGGGCTTTCCGCCGACGATCTGGCCAAGGTCCGGCTGGTGGTGGACAAGCCCTACGGTCTTTTTTTGTCCACCGGGCCTACGGGGTCGGGCAAATCCACCACGCTTTTTGCCCTGCTGCGGGAAATAAGCCGCCCGGACATCAACGTCATCACTCTGGAAGATCCGGTGGAATACCGGATGGAAGGGGTGCGCCAGGTGCAGCTTAACCGCAAGGCCGGCATGACCTTCGCCAGCGCCCTGCGTTCCACCCTGCGCCAGGACCCCGACGTGGTGCTGGTCGGCGAAATCCGCGACGCCGAAACGGCGGCCATCGCCACCCAGGCGGCCCTGACCGGCCACAAGGTGCTCTCCACGGTCCACACCAACGATGCCGCCGGCGCGGTCATGCGGCTGATGGACATGGGCATCGAACCGTTTCTCGTGTCCTCCACCCTCATGGTTTCCATTGCCCAGCGTCTGGTGCGCCGGATATGCCCCAACTGCGCCGAACCCTACACGCCGCGTCCGGAGGTCTTGCGTTTCTGGAATCTGGAAAATACCGCCGACGCCGTATTCATGCGTGGCCGGGGGTGCTATCTGTGCGGCGACTCCGGCTTCAAGGGGCGTCTTGGCCTCTTTGAGATCCTGGTCATCGACGAGGAGATCCAGGAGATGGTGGCCAAGCGGGCAACGTCCCGGGAGATCACCCGGTTTGCGGCGGATTCGGGCCGCCTGAAGCTGTTGCAGGACGACGCGCGATTGAAGATCCTGGAAGGCAAGACCACCTTTGAGGAAGCCTCCTCGGCGGTCCTGGTCTGA
- a CDS encoding type IV pilin protein, protein MLKPRDRKREQKGFTLIEIIAVLVILGILAVVAVPKYFDMQDQARMQAARGLISSAQSQLSLGYANSKLNTSYAFATGTECAKVVVSNAGGVVANLNCTGTNAVTITANVGPQTATGYWNNPDGN, encoded by the coding sequence ATGCTAAAGCCCCGTGATCGCAAAAGAGAGCAGAAAGGTTTCACCCTTATTGAAATCATCGCCGTCCTGGTCATCCTCGGCATCCTGGCCGTGGTGGCCGTGCCCAAGTATTTCGACATGCAGGATCAGGCCCGGATGCAGGCTGCCAGAGGACTGATCTCTTCGGCCCAGTCTCAGTTGAGCCTTGGGTATGCCAACTCCAAACTCAATACGTCGTATGCGTTTGCCACGGGCACGGAATGCGCCAAGGTCGTCGTCTCCAACGCGGGCGGTGTTGTCGCCAACCTCAACTGCACGGGGACCAACGCCGTGACCATCACTGCCAACGTGGGCCCCCAAACCGCCACTGGTTACTGGAACAATCCGGACGGCAACTAG
- a CDS encoding sigma-54 interaction domain-containing protein — protein sequence MRQWFDVSVAVLVPVILGGVAVLAVLCAGYLPQLFPGIFPHTFKFLAAISAGVAVAGTSLVFVLAALRPIRRLLRSTVPAIPFPAPHQRRPMGDFDRLGLVAEQMAEVLGTLDARTLFPNMVGESRVMRGLFSQILKVSASDATVLLLGESGTGKELAARSLHEKSPRAGGPFVAVNCAAIASGLLESELFGHERGAFTGAVARKIGKFEQAAGGTLFLDEIGDMPLETQAKILRALEARQFERVGGITPVVVDVRVVAATHRDLAAMIRQGTFREDLYHRLNVFPLQLPPLRERREDIPLLAGRFLEALRPGATLSLEALQRLLAYGWPGNVRELKNTLERASVLAGGDAVLPRHLPGLSDAGAATAGDADEATDLDSRLAAYERSLIEAALSRTGGVQSRAAALLGIKERSLWHRVKKHGIAPEAFRDNG from the coding sequence ATGCGACAATGGTTCGACGTGAGTGTGGCGGTGCTCGTACCCGTGATTCTGGGCGGCGTTGCCGTCCTGGCAGTCTTGTGCGCCGGGTATCTGCCGCAGCTTTTCCCTGGTATATTTCCGCATACTTTCAAATTCCTGGCGGCAATTTCGGCTGGTGTGGCCGTGGCCGGCACCTCGCTGGTCTTTGTCTTGGCTGCCTTGCGCCCCATCCGTCGCTTGCTGCGTTCCACGGTCCCGGCCATCCCCTTTCCCGCCCCGCACCAGCGGCGGCCCATGGGGGATTTCGACCGACTGGGCCTTGTGGCCGAGCAGATGGCCGAGGTATTGGGAACACTGGACGCCCGGACCCTTTTCCCGAACATGGTGGGCGAGAGCCGGGTGATGCGGGGTCTTTTCTCCCAGATTCTCAAGGTATCGGCCTCGGATGCGACTGTCCTGCTGCTTGGCGAATCCGGCACGGGCAAGGAGTTGGCCGCCCGCAGCCTGCATGAGAAAAGTCCCCGGGCCGGCGGGCCGTTCGTGGCAGTCAATTGCGCCGCCATTGCCTCGGGGTTGCTGGAAAGCGAATTGTTTGGCCATGAAAGAGGGGCATTTACCGGCGCTGTGGCCCGCAAGATCGGCAAGTTCGAGCAGGCGGCCGGCGGGACGCTGTTTCTGGACGAAATCGGCGATATGCCGTTGGAAACCCAGGCCAAAATTCTACGGGCCTTGGAAGCGCGCCAGTTCGAGCGGGTGGGGGGCATCACCCCGGTGGTTGTCGATGTCCGGGTGGTGGCCGCCACCCATCGAGATCTGGCCGCCATGATCCGGCAGGGAACTTTTCGTGAGGACCTCTACCACCGGCTCAACGTTTTTCCTCTCCAGTTGCCGCCTTTGCGGGAGCGCCGGGAGGATATTCCCCTCTTGGCCGGACGATTTCTGGAAGCCCTGCGCCCGGGAGCCACGCTTTCCCTGGAGGCGTTGCAGCGACTTTTGGCCTATGGCTGGCCGGGCAATGTTCGGGAGCTTAAAAACACGCTGGAGCGGGCCTCGGTGCTGGCCGGCGGCGACGCTGTGCTGCCGCGGCATCTGCCCGGCTTGTCTGACGCGGGGGCGGCAACGGCTGGCGATGCCGACGAAGCCACGGATCTCGACAGCCGGCTGGCGGCCTATGAGCGGTCGCTGATTGAGGCGGCGCTGTCGCGCACCGGCGGCGTGCAGTCCCGGGCAGCCGCGCTGCTTGGCATCAAGGAGCGCAGCCTGTGGCACCGGGTGAAAAAGCACGGCATCGCCCCGGAAGCCTTTCGGGACAACGGCTAA
- a CDS encoding type IV pilus twitching motility protein PilT: MAQLDAFFKMLKDTGASDLHLASGSQPMLRLSGRLERIKYKVLEEEELKSLLYEIAPERLIAVFEATGDLDFAHAAPGIGRLRCNYFRQERGVSAAFRAIPETVPTLSELDLPAILGELVMRPKGLILVTGPTGSGKSTTLAAMLRHAADNRRDHIITVEDPIEFVHTSSGCLINQREVGRDTRSFATALRGALREDPDIILVGEMRDLETIELALEAAETGHLVLSTLHTVSAAKTIDRVIDVFPGDRQAQIRSALSESLTAVISQTLLRRADAPGRVLAMELLLANTAVRNLIRENKIFQIGSVLETGKSQGMRPLDDALLELLAAGRIDPVDAWRNAANKTRFAEAAPKAGEA; the protein is encoded by the coding sequence ATGGCCCAACTCGACGCCTTTTTTAAAATGCTCAAGGATACCGGGGCTTCAGACCTGCATCTGGCCAGCGGTTCCCAGCCCATGTTGCGTCTTTCCGGCCGGCTGGAACGCATCAAATACAAGGTGCTCGAAGAAGAGGAACTCAAATCCCTGCTCTACGAAATCGCCCCGGAACGCCTGATTGCAGTCTTCGAGGCCACCGGCGACCTGGATTTCGCCCACGCCGCCCCGGGCATCGGCCGGCTGCGCTGCAACTATTTTCGCCAGGAACGCGGCGTATCGGCTGCTTTCCGGGCCATCCCGGAAACCGTGCCCACCCTGTCCGAGCTCGACCTGCCGGCCATCCTGGGCGAGCTGGTCATGCGGCCCAAGGGCCTGATCCTGGTCACCGGCCCGACCGGTTCGGGCAAATCCACCACCCTGGCCGCCATGTTGCGCCACGCCGCCGACAACCGGCGCGACCACATCATCACCGTTGAAGACCCCATCGAATTCGTGCACACCTCCTCCGGCTGCCTGATCAACCAGCGCGAGGTGGGCCGCGACACCCGCTCCTTTGCCACGGCCCTGAGAGGAGCCTTGCGCGAGGACCCGGACATCATCCTGGTTGGCGAAATGCGCGACCTGGAAACCATCGAACTGGCCCTGGAAGCCGCCGAAACCGGCCATTTGGTGCTCTCCACCCTGCACACCGTGTCGGCGGCCAAGACCATCGACCGGGTCATCGACGTTTTCCCCGGCGACCGGCAGGCCCAGATCCGCTCGGCCCTGTCGGAATCGCTCACCGCGGTCATCTCCCAGACCCTGCTGCGGCGCGCCGACGCCCCGGGCCGGGTCCTGGCCATGGAACTGCTCCTGGCCAACACCGCCGTTCGAAACCTCATCCGCGAGAACAAAATTTTCCAGATCGGCTCCGTCTTGGAGACCGGCAAGTCCCAGGGCATGCGCCCGCTCGACGACGCCCTGCTCGAACTGCTGGCCGCCGGACGCATCGACCCGGTCGACGCCTGGCGGAACGCCGCCAACAAGACCCGTTTTGCCGAAGCCGCGCCCAAGGCCGGGGAGGCGTAA
- a CDS encoding secretin N-terminal domain-containing protein, giving the protein MRSTGRNRRRLGRTGWAALATAVLLAAVAGCVKKPQKDAFMEHWDTMAQKSEGYSPVARPRKVEFSKVAITPKKEEKVETKAVRPLPKQHMTLRMYDTDLVTVVRAMARAANQNVVLSSSIPGSAGSDKPLRINVNVVDAPWDETFTSILSANGLAYTQEGDIIKVMTLGDMEQQNKLKEASNKLLAEKTKAKELEPFVMARVEINFAELPKIYATLSAMCGSTGQTGLAAPAAPAANKPGETARDITPTGAAGDAMSITAPGGSRHPGQLNCSVVPDQHSNSIIIQGPPNDAERLVALIEELDKPRPQVKLKAFIVQTDQTTGRQLGVQWGGLLKNSNLRVSPAQTGTSTTTTAANNTGSNTAGTSNATNSSLNATGNNALNGTTTTTTNADGSVTTTTTSTAADIAAAAAASALLGATGAASNASTGSTALASTASPIFPGGTSGQGFGLNYPALSSALTSASGLGAAGAGVNFLFGNIAGNVLEAQLTALAEENKVKILSSPTITTMENVSAFIENGKDVPYVSTSQNGTNVQFAHATLKLEMLPHVVDGTNLRMKILVKDDQVDTANSVQGNPLIYKRETQSNLVVEDGDTIVISGLTRDEVSDNQSGVPYLSDIPGLGWAFKSKGSSIVRNEIFIFVTPTILREKPIAPTPAAVDAAGPPVASAAMVRP; this is encoded by the coding sequence ATGCGAAGCACGGGCAGGAACAGACGGCGACTTGGCCGGACGGGGTGGGCGGCGCTGGCCACGGCAGTGTTGCTGGCGGCCGTGGCCGGGTGCGTGAAAAAGCCCCAGAAGGATGCGTTTATGGAGCACTGGGACACCATGGCGCAAAAGTCCGAAGGCTACTCCCCGGTGGCGAGGCCGCGCAAGGTGGAATTCAGCAAAGTCGCCATTACGCCCAAAAAAGAGGAAAAGGTCGAGACCAAGGCGGTGCGGCCTCTGCCCAAGCAGCACATGACCCTTCGCATGTACGACACCGATCTGGTGACGGTGGTGCGGGCCATGGCCCGGGCGGCCAACCAGAATGTGGTGTTGTCCTCGTCCATCCCTGGTTCGGCCGGCAGCGACAAACCCCTGCGCATCAACGTCAACGTGGTCGACGCCCCCTGGGATGAGACCTTTACGAGCATCCTGTCGGCCAACGGGCTGGCCTATACCCAGGAAGGCGACATCATCAAAGTCATGACCCTGGGCGACATGGAGCAGCAAAACAAGCTCAAGGAAGCGAGCAACAAGCTGCTCGCCGAAAAAACCAAGGCCAAGGAGCTTGAACCCTTTGTCATGGCCCGGGTGGAGATCAACTTCGCCGAACTGCCGAAAATTTACGCCACCCTAAGCGCCATGTGCGGCTCGACGGGCCAGACCGGCCTGGCCGCGCCTGCCGCCCCGGCCGCGAACAAACCCGGCGAGACCGCCCGGGACATCACCCCGACGGGCGCAGCCGGCGACGCCATGAGCATCACCGCTCCCGGCGGCAGCCGTCATCCCGGCCAGCTCAACTGCTCGGTCGTGCCGGACCAGCACAGCAATTCCATCATCATCCAAGGCCCGCCAAACGACGCCGAACGGCTGGTGGCGCTGATCGAGGAACTCGACAAGCCGCGCCCCCAGGTCAAGCTCAAGGCCTTTATCGTCCAGACCGATCAGACAACCGGCCGCCAGCTCGGCGTGCAGTGGGGCGGGTTGCTCAAAAACTCCAATCTGCGTGTTTCCCCGGCCCAGACCGGCACCTCCACCACCACGACTGCGGCCAACAACACCGGCAGCAATACCGCCGGCACCAGCAACGCGACGAACAGTTCGCTTAATGCCACCGGGAACAATGCCCTTAACGGCACGACCACCACCACAACCAACGCCGATGGTTCGGTGACGACCACGACGACCTCCACCGCTGCGGACATCGCTGCCGCCGCCGCGGCCAGCGCCCTGCTCGGCGCCACCGGGGCCGCGTCCAACGCCTCCACCGGCAGTACCGCGCTGGCCAGCACGGCCTCGCCCATCTTCCCGGGCGGCACCTCGGGCCAGGGCTTTGGCCTCAACTACCCGGCCCTTTCCAGTGCCCTGACCTCGGCCTCGGGCCTGGGCGCGGCCGGAGCCGGCGTCAACTTCCTGTTTGGCAATATCGCCGGCAACGTGCTGGAAGCCCAGCTCACCGCCCTGGCCGAGGAAAACAAGGTCAAGATCCTCTCCAGCCCGACCATCACCACCATGGAGAACGTCTCGGCCTTCATCGAAAACGGCAAGGACGTGCCCTACGTATCCACTTCGCAAAACGGCACCAACGTCCAGTTCGCCCACGCCACCCTCAAGCTCGAAATGCTCCCCCACGTGGTGGACGGCACCAATCTGCGCATGAAGATCCTGGTCAAAGACGATCAGGTCGATACCGCCAATTCCGTCCAGGGCAACCCGCTTATCTACAAGCGTGAAACCCAGTCCAATCTGGTGGTGGAAGACGGCGACACCATCGTCATCTCCGGCCTGACCCGGGACGAGGTGAGCGACAACCAGTCCGGCGTGCCGTATTTGAGCGACATTCCGGGCCTGGGCTGGGCGTTCAAGTCCAAGGGGTCGAGCATCGTGCGCAATGAAATCTTCATCTTCGTTACGCCGACGATCTTGCGCGAAAAGCCCATCGCGCCGACCCCGGCGGCAGTCGATGCGGCCGGGCCTCCGGTGGCCTCGGCGGCCATGGTGCGGCCGTGA
- a CDS encoding type II secretion system F family protein, translating into MPQYAYEAINESGNTVKGVLEADSTDAVKARLSGMGYIPVAVQKGVGGSAGGFGENLEAMLSRVSAQELILFTKQFKTMLGAGLSMLEILKVLEQQSENPRLRKVCANMADAVKKGATISDALAAQKGVFSELYISMVRAGEAAGALPAVLDRLIYIVSHEHQVRTDIKSALQYPITVVIALGGAFFFLLKFVVPTFAGIFASAKIELPWPTRMALLLHDVIDKYGFITFGSLFLVVVSLYLWFRTEHGKVTRDAFFLHIPIIGMLLRKAAMSRFASIFSILQASGVPVLTTIDILVGTIGNAAIASEFRRIQEMIRSGQGLAGPLSRAKYFTPMVVTMVAVGEESGNLDEMLSAISAHYDTEVAYAVKRLSDALGPVLIVGLAGVVGFFAMAIFLPMWDMSQVAFKR; encoded by the coding sequence GTGCCGCAATACGCCTACGAGGCCATCAACGAGTCCGGGAACACGGTCAAGGGCGTGCTGGAAGCTGACAGCACCGATGCGGTCAAGGCACGCCTGTCGGGCATGGGCTATATTCCCGTGGCCGTGCAAAAGGGCGTCGGTGGATCGGCCGGAGGCTTTGGCGAAAATCTCGAGGCCATGCTGTCCCGGGTCAGCGCCCAGGAATTGATTCTTTTTACCAAGCAGTTCAAGACCATGCTTGGGGCCGGCCTGTCGATGCTGGAAATCCTCAAGGTGCTTGAGCAGCAGTCGGAAAACCCCCGACTGCGCAAGGTCTGCGCCAATATGGCCGACGCGGTCAAAAAAGGCGCGACCATTTCCGACGCCCTGGCCGCCCAGAAAGGCGTGTTCAGCGAACTCTACATCAGCATGGTCCGGGCCGGCGAAGCCGCCGGCGCCTTGCCGGCCGTGCTGGATCGTCTCATCTACATTGTTTCCCATGAACATCAGGTGCGTACCGACATCAAGTCCGCCCTGCAATATCCCATCACCGTGGTCATTGCCTTGGGCGGCGCTTTTTTCTTTCTGCTCAAATTCGTCGTACCGACCTTCGCCGGCATCTTTGCCAGCGCCAAGATCGAACTGCCCTGGCCGACCCGTATGGCGCTCCTTTTGCACGATGTCATCGACAAATACGGGTTTATCACCTTTGGCAGCCTGTTTCTCGTCGTCGTGTCCCTGTATCTATGGTTTCGAACGGAACACGGCAAGGTGACCCGGGATGCGTTTTTTCTGCATATCCCGATCATTGGCATGTTGCTGCGCAAGGCGGCCATGTCGCGGTTCGCCTCCATCTTTTCCATCCTGCAGGCCAGCGGCGTGCCGGTACTCACCACCATTGACATTCTGGTCGGCACCATCGGCAATGCCGCCATCGCCAGTGAATTCCGGCGAATCCAGGAGATGATCCGTTCCGGCCAGGGGTTGGCCGGTCCGTTGTCGCGGGCCAAGTATTTCACCCCTATGGTGGTGACCATGGTGGCTGTTGGCGAGGAGTCGGGCAATCTCGACGAGATGCTCTCGGCGATAAGCGCACATTATGACACCGAAGTGGCCTACGCCGTCAAACGGCTGTCTGACGCCCTGGGGCCGGTGCTTATCGTCGGTCTGGCCGGCGTGGTAGGCTTTTTCGCCATGGCCATCTTTTTGCCTATGTGGGATATGTCGCAGGTGGCATTCAAACGGTAA
- a CDS encoding helix-turn-helix domain-containing protein has product MHEREKEVKETYTVREVAKLLKCSDQTVRKFLNGKELRGAKVGRSWRICHDEVVRMTRLQG; this is encoded by the coding sequence ATGCACGAGCGCGAGAAGGAAGTGAAGGAGACGTACACAGTCCGGGAAGTGGCAAAACTGCTCAAGTGCAGTGACCAGACAGTGCGCAAGTTTTTAAACGGCAAGGAACTTCGTGGGGCAAAGGTCGGTCGGAGTTGGCGAATTTGTCATGATGAAGTGGTACGGATGACGCGTTTGCAGGGCTAG